Proteins encoded in a region of the Solanum dulcamara chromosome 9, daSolDulc1.2, whole genome shotgun sequence genome:
- the LOC129904479 gene encoding uncharacterized protein LOC129904479 → MSKFDNSSVLSICKTVLICGLVLYVTTIIVFNDSVQFPSSHLFTSLKSTKCPSTSQTSTSSTNISHIIFGLLGSEKAWHYRKSYIESWWRPNVTKGYLLLDVPPQGDDLLPWSLNSPPYRLSDDVPKLLKETNHVEPRVLRMVHGIMEVVREVHEGVRWVIMGDDDSIFFVDNMVDILAQYDHTKYYYFGGHSEFILSNYWYSFHQAFGGAGIIMSYPLAREFAKNVMSCLKRYAHLRSADRTTMNCIADIGVNLSPLHGVHQIDLRGDISGFLSYHPKSLLTSLHHFDMVDPIFPSMDRAQSVFHLQNIAKYDQSRMLQQTICHKKSSNWTFSVSWGYSVHIYEKIMPRSWIQRPIETFKTWQPSPNPPHYMFDVRSPSWDPCEAPHVFFFKSVEKTRRGEIVTTYTRRWPRAIRACLSSGNFSAEYISEIHVYSPATKRIQIDRCECCDIIHEAGSKKADIKYRECKIDEIIA, encoded by the exons ATGTCTAAATTTGACAACTCTAGTGTCCTTAGCATTTGTAAAACAGTGCTAATTTGTGGTCTTGTCTTATATGTGACCACCATTATAGTTTTCAATGACTCTGTTCAATTTCCATCTTCTCATCTTTTCACTTCTTTGAAATCCACAAAATGTCCTTCTACTAGTCAAACAAGTACATCATCCACCAACATAAGTCACATTATTTTTGGACTTTTAGGGTCAGAAAAAGCATGGCACTATAGAAAATCCTATATTGAATCTTGGTGGAGACCAAATGTTACAAAAGGATATCTTTTACTAGATGTACCTCCTCAAGGTGATGATCTTCTCCCATGGTCCTTAAATTCACCTCCTTATCGACTATCCGATGATGTCCCAAAACTTCTTAAGGAAACCAATCATGTTGAGCCAAGAGTCTTAAGAATGGTTCATGGAATTATGGAGGTAGTTAGGGAGGTGCATGAAGGGGTAAGATGGGTAATTATGGGGGACgatgattcaatattttttgttgATAATATGGTTGATATTCTTGCGCAATATGATCATACGAAATACTATTACTTTGGTGGACACTCAGAATTTATATTGTCAAATTATTGGTACTCatttcatcaagcttttggTGGAGCTGGAATCATAATGAGTTATCCTTTGGCTAGAGAATTCGCTAAGAATGTGATGTCTTGCTTAAAGAGATATGCACACTTGAGATCTGCTGATAGAACAACAATGAATTGTATAGCTGACATTGGAGTCAATCTTTCTCCTCTTCATGGTGTTCATCAG ATTGATCTTCGTGGTGACATATCTGGGTTTCTATCGTATCATCCAAAGTCTCTATTAACATCCCTTCACCATTTTGACATGGTTGATCCAATTTTTCCCTCTATGGATCGTGCACAATCAGTGTTCCACCTCCAAAACATTGCAAAATATGATCAATCACGCATGTTACAACAAACCATATGCCACAAAAAGTCTAGCAATTGGACATTTTCAGTTTCTTGGGGATATTCAGTTCATATTTATGAGAAAATTATGCCTAGAAGTTGGATACAAAGACCAATTGAAACGTTTAAGACATGGCAACCAAGTCCTAATCCACCACATTACATGTTTGATGTTAGAAGTCCTTCTTGGGATCCTTGTGAAGCTCCTCATgtatttttcttcaagtctgTTGAGAAAACTCGAAGAGGTGAAATTGTTACTACATATACTAGAAGATGGCCTCGAGCAATAAGAGCTTGTTTGTCTTCTGGAAATTTTTCTGCAGAGTATATTTCTGAAATTCATGTTTACTCGCCAGCAACAAAACGTATTCAG ATCGATAGATGTGAATGTTGTGATATAATCCATGAGGCAGGATCAAAAAAGGCTGATATCAAATATAGAGAGTGTAAGATAGATGAGATAATAGCCTGA